A portion of the Aphelocoma coerulescens isolate FSJ_1873_10779 chromosome 11, UR_Acoe_1.0, whole genome shotgun sequence genome contains these proteins:
- the SLC22A31 gene encoding putative solute carrier family 22 member 31, with translation MALGGSRPRGRRAAGGWAPCAALALGWALGWALGAEPPHRCRPDTALLPPPLRRLGGPALLRAAVPRLRGGWSPCQLYRYPPGAPRPNGTGPCTRGWHYALPAAGLRANLVTQWDLVCASRWKVPLEQTTHLLGWTLGSVTAGLACDRFGRRPTFLLSLALAVPVGLGVALAVDFLMVLVARLLFGAALAGAFLALYVARLELCDPPHRLGVTMVAGFFWIAGELLLPGLALLCRDWRVLQGAVTMILALLAACWWCPALLLESPRWLLATRQLERARKTLQALAEDNCPQESLLAELEAVSEGPPQPRYHSVCEICGTRVIWKNGAILGFAAFIGSGIRHCFTRNLVPHLPHFFSSHLVLVSTEAAACLFVCLTAERFGRRAILLLCTVLTGISSLLLLALTQYLLELIVLTLSVVGTAASHAVTMLSIFFASEVLPTVVRGAGLGLVVGANFVGKAAAPITAIPNSRGFFLHHVVFASFAILAVLSIMLLPESRGRSLPQSLQDGESQRRPPLFRRPPREDHLPLLAPHAIPHDYSRLAASTKRMLRSPEPPREM, from the exons ATGGCGCTCGGGGGGTcgcggccgcggggccggcgggcggcgggggggtGGGCGCCGTGCGCGGCGCTGGCGCTGGGGTGGGCGCTGGGGTGGGCGCTGGGCGCGGAGCCCCCGCACCGCTGCCGCCCCGACaccgcgctgctgccgccgccgctccgccgccTCGGGGGCCCCGCGCTGCTCCGCGCCGCCGTCCCGCGCCTCCGCGGCGGCTGGAGCCCCTGCCAGCTGTACCGCtacccccccggagccccccgccCCAACGGCACCGGGCCCTGCACCCGCGGCTGGCACTACGCGCTGCCCGCCGCCGGCCTCCGCGCCAACCTCGTCACACAG TGGGACCTGGTGTGTGCCTCGCGCTGGAAGGTGCCACTGGAGCAGACCACGCACCTGCTGGGCTGGACACTGGGCAGTGTCACTGCCGGCCTGGCCTGTGACAG GTTCGGCCGCCGTCCCACcttcctgctgtccctggcGCTGGCCGTGCCCGTGGGCCTCGGCGTGGCCCTGGCTGTGGACTTCCTCATGGTCCTGGTGGCACGGCTGCTCTTCGGGGCCGCGCTGGCAGGAGCCTTCCTCGCCCTCTACGTGGCAC ggctggagctgtgtgacCCCCCGCACCGGCTGGGGGTGACAATGGTGGCCGGATTCTTCTGGATCGccggggagctgctgctgccgggaCTGGCTCTGCTGTGCCGGGACTGGCGGGTGCTGCAGGGCGCTGTCACCATGatcctggctctgctggctgcctgctgGTG GTGCCCGGCACTGCTGCTGGAGTCACCGCGCTGGCTGCTGGCCACACGGCAACTGGAAAGGGCCAGGAAGACCCTGCAGGCACTGGCCGAGGACAATTGCCCCCAGGAAAGCCTCCTCGCGG AGCTGGAGGCCGTGTCCGAggggcccccccagccccggtacCACTCTGTCTGCGAGATCTGCGGCACCAGGGTCATCTGGAAGAACGGCGCCATCCTCGGCTTCGCGGC GTTCATCGGCTCCGGCATCCGCCACTGCTTCACCCGCAACCTGGTCCCCCACCTGCCCCACTTCTTCTCCTCCCACCTGGTGCTTGTGAGCACCGAGGCGGCCGCTTGCCTCTTCGTGTGTCTGACGGCCGAGCGCTTCGGGCGCCGCGCCATCCTCCTGCTCTGCACCGTCCTCACCGGcatctcctccctgctgctgctggccctcaCCCAGT ACCTGCTGGAGCTCATTGTCCTGACGCTGTCCGTGGTGGGCACGGCCGCCTCCCACGCTGTCACCATGCTCAGCATCTTCTTTGCCAGCGAGGTTCTGCCCACCGTGGTCAG GGGCGCCGGGCTGGGCCTGGTCGTGGGGGCCAATTTCGTGGGCAAGGCCGCGGCGCCCATCACCGCCATCCCCAACAGCCGCGGCTTCTTCCTGCACCACGTCGTGTTCGCCTCCTTCGCCATCCTGGCCGTGCTCAGCATCATGTTACTGCCCGAGAGCCGGGGCCGCAGCCTGCCCCAGTCCCtgcaggacggcgagagccagCGCCGCCCACCCCTGTTCCGCCGGCCCCCCCGCGAGGACCACCTGCCCCTGCTGGCCCCCCACGCCATCCCCCACGACTATTCCCGGCTGGCCGCCTCCACCAAGAGGATGCTGCGctccccggagcccccccgcgAGATGTAg